In the genome of Mycobacterium kansasii ATCC 12478, one region contains:
- a CDS encoding GtrA family protein, whose amino-acid sequence MTEFDLPPESAPPGPLIRLVRDQRVAFLVVGGVNTVVGFGIFVACSQTVGHLVDRRFGTVAGSLVTVGISHVLSVLFAFLMHRRLVFRVRGHVLRDLVRFESVYLTTFGLNAVALTVLVELGLHRIPAQAIIFVPILVLNYVGHRYFSFRRGGADVHVVDVQDETSRT is encoded by the coding sequence TTGACTGAATTCGACTTGCCGCCCGAATCGGCGCCGCCGGGGCCGTTGATCCGGCTTGTCCGTGACCAGCGTGTGGCTTTCCTAGTGGTCGGAGGAGTCAACACCGTCGTCGGGTTCGGTATCTTCGTCGCCTGCTCGCAGACCGTAGGCCACCTAGTCGACCGCCGGTTCGGCACGGTCGCCGGGTCGCTGGTGACGGTCGGCATCTCTCACGTACTGAGCGTGCTGTTCGCATTCCTGATGCATCGTCGGTTGGTGTTCCGCGTTCGCGGCCACGTACTGCGTGACCTCGTGCGGTTCGAGAGTGTCTACCTCACCACGTTTGGCCTCAACGCCGTCGCCCTGACTGTGCTGGTGGAGCTGGGCCTGCACCGCATCCCGGCGCAAGCGATCATCTTTGTGCCCATCCTGGTGCTCAACTACGTTGGCCACCGGTACTTCTCCTTCCGGCGCGGCGGCGCCGACGTCCACGTCGTCGACGTTCAAGACGAGACGTCGCGCACGTAA
- a CDS encoding class I SAM-dependent methyltransferase: MITLNPVSVAAAVKARVGRPVLLNLRPPRDRRADKAGRCVVCGADTRFTFNSWTIPDDVHAFWADPTVSRANILRESMFCRLCCSNLRVRRIAEILIALYGPPGCGSFAELIEDSAFRALDVAEVNTIGSLGSLHALLRRLPRLSFSAYRGPERLGEMIDGVRNEDMCRFTYPDASFDLVLSSDTLEHVPDFRTALAETRRVLRPGGRHVFTVPVVWTRATTEARARVGDGGEIVHLMPPLYHGRGSGAYRFIPVGADLLAFTEFGRDIVDYVREAGFEPEVYEVADDGTGAQTVFAGRVPG, translated from the coding sequence ATGATCACTTTGAACCCTGTGAGCGTGGCGGCGGCGGTGAAAGCCCGAGTGGGGCGACCTGTGCTGCTCAACCTGCGCCCGCCGCGCGACCGACGCGCCGACAAAGCGGGCCGCTGCGTGGTCTGCGGCGCCGATACCAGGTTTACCTTCAATTCCTGGACCATCCCGGACGACGTGCACGCCTTTTGGGCCGATCCCACCGTGTCGCGGGCCAATATCTTGCGCGAGAGCATGTTCTGCCGGCTCTGCTGCAGCAACCTGAGAGTGCGGCGGATCGCCGAAATCCTCATCGCTCTCTACGGTCCGCCCGGGTGCGGGTCGTTCGCTGAACTCATCGAGGATTCGGCGTTTCGCGCTCTGGACGTCGCCGAAGTAAACACGATCGGCTCACTCGGCTCGCTGCATGCCTTGTTGCGCCGACTACCGCGGCTTTCGTTCTCCGCCTACCGGGGGCCGGAGCGCCTGGGCGAGATGATTGACGGCGTCCGTAACGAAGATATGTGTCGCTTTACCTACCCCGATGCATCCTTCGACCTCGTCCTGTCGTCTGACACTCTGGAGCATGTCCCCGACTTCCGAACCGCACTGGCCGAGACGCGGCGAGTGCTACGGCCTGGCGGACGTCATGTCTTCACGGTGCCGGTCGTCTGGACGCGTGCGACTACGGAAGCACGGGCCCGCGTTGGCGATGGCGGCGAGATCGTGCACCTGATGCCGCCCCTCTACCACGGTAGGGGTAGCGGGGCTTACCGGTTCATTCCGGTGGGGGCCGATTTGCTGGCGTTCACCGAATTCGGCCGCGACATAGTCGATTACGTGCGCGAGGCGGGTTTCGAGCCCGAGGTCTACGAAGTCGCCGACGACGGCACCGGCGCCCAGACCGTCTTCGCTGGGCGCGTCCCCGGGTGA
- a CDS encoding glycosyltransferase family 2 protein has protein sequence MSVVVPVYNGIATIDATMQSLLAQTFRDFELLVSDNMSTDGTWEALQRYAVDPRVRLIRHASNVGPTVNFKTVTDLATGEFIKAVCADDVLYPDNLEVQVEELAAHPSAVVAVSSRDVIDATGRIVLRNRGLAGLRGEIAGPDAIRRSVLAGTNIFGEPPSALFRRGAFVDAGGWDVRFPFLMDLATYCAVLLHSNGSLVAVPRPLWAFRISGAQASVGTQIQSQAGEVIGFFRALAAEHPGLLGQRYLAVGSARARMNALGRHVVYRWLGRRMHPAPPAADSQHDASKTG, from the coding sequence GTGTCGGTGGTCGTGCCGGTGTACAACGGCATCGCGACGATCGATGCAACGATGCAGTCGCTTTTGGCGCAGACATTCCGTGACTTCGAACTGCTGGTTTCGGACAATATGTCCACCGACGGCACCTGGGAGGCACTGCAGCGTTACGCCGTCGACCCCCGGGTCCGCTTGATCCGACATGCTTCCAACGTTGGACCAACGGTGAACTTCAAGACCGTGACCGACCTGGCCACTGGCGAATTCATCAAGGCAGTCTGTGCCGATGACGTGCTGTATCCGGACAACCTCGAGGTGCAGGTGGAGGAGCTGGCAGCTCACCCTTCAGCGGTGGTCGCCGTCAGTTCCAGAGATGTTATCGACGCCACGGGCAGGATCGTGCTTCGCAACCGCGGATTGGCCGGGCTCCGCGGTGAAATCGCCGGCCCTGACGCTATCCGGCGCAGCGTGCTCGCTGGCACCAACATTTTCGGCGAACCGCCATCGGCCTTGTTCAGGCGCGGGGCCTTTGTTGACGCCGGTGGATGGGACGTTCGCTTCCCCTTTCTCATGGATCTGGCGACTTACTGTGCGGTGCTACTTCATAGCAATGGCAGCCTTGTCGCAGTACCCCGGCCACTCTGGGCATTTCGAATCAGCGGTGCTCAGGCGAGTGTTGGAACGCAGATACAGTCCCAGGCCGGCGAGGTGATCGGGTTCTTTCGCGCGTTGGCAGCTGAGCACCCCGGGCTGCTCGGGCAGAGGTACCTGGCCGTCGGCAGCGCGCGAGCGCGTATGAACGCCCTCGGGCGCCACGTGGTGTACCGCTGGCTTGGGCGGCGGATGCACCCCGCGCCCCCTGCCGCAGACAGCCAGCACGATGCCAGCAAGACGGGTTAA
- a CDS encoding NAD-dependent epimerase/dehydratase family protein, protein MSRAMGPTFMHLSVPWEDHDAAVEVLDADLKRFIRTAQNDDWSIVWAAGSGVVGSTADKLAAETRIMSHFVTRLRDMQPAGKGAFFLSSSAGGVYAGSTQPPFSESTKPRPLSPYGETKLAQEEILRMTLQGCVPLVIGRFSNLAGPGQNLAKQQGLVSQLCRAAVTRQSLNVFVPMETLRDYLYVDDAAAMVCALVETVVRDQPSEPVLRNISSQRPVSVCTVLRTVQQVAHRSVRIALGTSPSSRYHVRDLRLCTDFPREFQSVAITPFPVTVKRVYEAVLRQQAMC, encoded by the coding sequence GTGTCGCGGGCGATGGGTCCGACGTTCATGCATCTTTCGGTGCCGTGGGAGGACCACGATGCGGCGGTCGAGGTGCTCGATGCCGATCTCAAGCGATTCATCCGAACGGCCCAAAACGACGATTGGTCGATTGTCTGGGCCGCCGGCAGCGGCGTCGTCGGTTCCACGGCCGACAAACTCGCCGCGGAGACGCGCATCATGTCGCATTTCGTCACGAGGCTGCGGGACATGCAGCCGGCCGGTAAGGGCGCGTTCTTCCTCTCCTCCTCAGCAGGCGGCGTCTATGCCGGGTCGACTCAACCCCCGTTCAGTGAGTCGACGAAGCCACGGCCGCTGAGTCCCTACGGCGAGACAAAGCTCGCTCAGGAGGAGATCCTGCGGATGACGCTTCAAGGCTGCGTCCCGCTCGTCATCGGGCGGTTCTCAAACCTCGCCGGGCCCGGTCAGAATCTTGCGAAACAGCAGGGTCTGGTCAGTCAGCTATGTCGAGCCGCCGTCACGCGACAATCGTTGAACGTTTTCGTGCCGATGGAGACACTGCGCGACTACTTGTACGTCGATGATGCCGCTGCGATGGTGTGCGCGCTGGTGGAGACTGTGGTGCGCGACCAGCCGTCGGAGCCGGTGCTGCGCAATATCTCATCTCAACGACCCGTGTCCGTCTGTACCGTCCTGCGGACCGTACAGCAGGTCGCACATCGCTCCGTCCGGATCGCACTCGGGACCAGCCCGTCCTCGCGCTATCACGTTCGGGACCTGAGGCTTTGCACAGACTTTCCGCGCGAATTCCAGAGCGTGGCAATCACGCCGTTCCCCGTGACAGTCAAGCGCGTGTACGAGGCAGTGCTAAGGCAACAAGCAATGTGCTAG
- a CDS encoding glycosyltransferase: MTGDRQLGRVDSVSVVIPVYNGAATLPGVVKELAQLRSTQQTRDGREFRVDEVLLVWDRGIRGSEEVVRELAGHDEWVRPVWLSRNFGQHPATLAGMTSSGGDWIVTMDEDGQHDPGYIGDLLDTAYRDRTQLVYASPRNRPPHGVLRNTASRITKWLFVHVLVSSDGPSAFNSYRLILGEAGRSVAAYAGAGVFLDVALSWVVANPSTCPVMMRQEGRPASAYTLRRLVSHFWRLVISSGTRPLRFVSMMGILFALLGFGVAIYSMIQKLVGGITVQGWTSVFVAVLVVGGATLFALGIIAEYIAASATMAMGKPVYVIVRDPGDTFDNPAD; encoded by the coding sequence GTGACTGGTGACCGTCAGTTGGGCCGTGTGGATTCGGTCAGCGTTGTGATCCCGGTCTACAACGGAGCTGCGACTTTGCCTGGCGTGGTGAAGGAGCTTGCGCAGCTGCGTTCGACTCAGCAAACGCGGGACGGTCGTGAGTTCCGCGTCGACGAGGTGCTCCTGGTGTGGGACCGGGGCATTCGCGGTAGCGAAGAAGTCGTTCGAGAGTTGGCCGGCCACGACGAATGGGTGCGCCCGGTGTGGCTGTCTCGCAACTTCGGACAACATCCGGCCACACTTGCGGGGATGACCTCATCGGGTGGGGACTGGATCGTCACGATGGACGAGGACGGGCAGCACGACCCGGGTTATATCGGTGACTTGCTTGACACGGCCTACCGGGACCGCACCCAGCTCGTGTATGCCTCGCCGAGGAATCGACCGCCGCATGGGGTGTTGCGCAACACGGCGTCTCGGATAACAAAGTGGTTGTTTGTGCACGTCTTGGTGTCGTCTGACGGGCCCAGTGCATTCAACAGTTACCGATTGATCCTCGGTGAGGCCGGACGAAGTGTCGCTGCCTACGCCGGCGCGGGCGTGTTTTTGGATGTCGCTCTTTCTTGGGTTGTCGCCAACCCGTCGACCTGTCCGGTGATGATGCGCCAAGAAGGACGGCCTGCAAGCGCCTATACCCTGCGTCGCCTGGTGTCGCATTTTTGGCGGCTCGTCATCTCTTCGGGTACCCGGCCGCTGCGTTTCGTGTCAATGATGGGCATTTTGTTCGCCCTTCTCGGTTTTGGTGTGGCGATCTACAGCATGATCCAGAAGTTGGTCGGCGGTATCACCGTGCAAGGGTGGACATCGGTGTTCGTGGCGGTGCTGGTCGTCGGCGGGGCCACCTTGTTCGCCCTGGGGATCATCGCCGAATACATCGCCGCTTCAGCCACTATGGCAATGGGCAAGCCTGTGTACGTCATCGTGCGAGATCCCGGTGACACCTTCGACAATCCGGCGGACTGA
- the rfbF gene encoding glucose-1-phosphate cytidylyltransferase: MKAVILAGGLGTRLSEETTIRPKPMVEIGGRPILWHIMKLYSHHGIRDFVVCCGYKGYVIKEYFANYFLHMSDVTFDMSLNKMEVHRHHAEPWRVTLVDTGDETMTGGRLKRVTTYIQDDEAFCFTYGDGLSDVDIGASVEFHRQHGRHATVTAVLPPGRYGAIECEGDRVTGFAEKPRGDGGLINGGFFVLSPAVLDYIDGDHVAWEGPPLARLAADGEMMAFEHSGFWQPMDTLREKNLLEELWSSGKAPWKCWH, translated from the coding sequence ATGAAAGCCGTAATACTGGCCGGGGGCCTCGGTACTCGCCTGAGTGAGGAAACCACGATCCGCCCCAAACCTATGGTGGAGATCGGCGGGCGACCCATCCTGTGGCACATCATGAAACTCTACTCGCATCACGGTATTCGTGATTTTGTCGTTTGCTGTGGCTATAAGGGTTACGTCATCAAGGAGTATTTCGCCAACTATTTCCTGCATATGTCGGACGTGACTTTCGATATGTCACTCAACAAGATGGAAGTCCATCGGCACCACGCAGAACCGTGGCGGGTGACGCTGGTTGACACTGGCGACGAAACCATGACGGGTGGGCGCCTGAAGCGCGTGACTACCTATATCCAGGACGATGAGGCGTTTTGCTTCACCTACGGTGACGGACTCAGCGATGTGGATATCGGCGCGAGCGTTGAATTCCACCGTCAGCATGGGCGTCACGCCACGGTTACGGCGGTGCTTCCGCCGGGGCGCTATGGCGCCATCGAGTGCGAGGGCGACCGAGTCACGGGCTTCGCCGAAAAACCACGCGGCGATGGCGGCCTCATCAACGGCGGATTTTTCGTCCTGTCTCCCGCAGTACTCGATTACATTGACGGCGATCACGTCGCATGGGAAGGGCCCCCCTTGGCGCGTCTGGCTGCCGACGGCGAAATGATGGCCTTCGAGCATTCCGGCTTCTGGCAACCGATGGACACCCTTCGAGAGAAGAACCTGCTCGAAGAACTGTGGAGTAGCGGCAAAGCGCCGTGGAAATGCTGGCATTGA
- the rfbG gene encoding CDP-glucose 4,6-dehydratase, with protein MLALNAFRTAYRGRRVLVTGHTGFKGSWLCLWLHALGAEVTGLALDPSSKPNHWDLLKLSINDHRVDIRDEAAVRGIFAAEGPEIVFHLAAQPLVRRSYREPVATWATNVMGTVHVLEAARATPDVRAVVVVTTDKCYENREWPWAYRERDRLGGHDPYSASKAGAELAAASYRTAFLQHSSASLIATARGGNVIGGGDWSEDRLIPDLVRSVVADEPLVIRSPHATRPWQHVLDCLSGYLLLGRRLLAGDDSCADAWNFGPDEKGNRTVEQVLRDLARTWPKLRWQQTTDPQPHEAGLLQLDSARARMHLGWRPVWDLEKAIHHTADWYRHWLEFGEVRSADQLDAYIADAVTSELTWATA; from the coding sequence ATGCTGGCATTGAACGCATTCAGAACTGCTTATCGCGGGCGCCGGGTCCTCGTCACCGGCCACACGGGATTCAAGGGCAGCTGGTTGTGCCTATGGCTGCATGCCCTGGGTGCTGAGGTGACCGGGCTGGCTTTGGACCCATCGTCGAAGCCCAACCATTGGGACCTGTTGAAGCTGTCGATCAACGATCATCGCGTCGACATTCGTGATGAAGCCGCAGTCCGTGGGATTTTCGCCGCGGAAGGGCCGGAGATCGTGTTCCACTTGGCTGCCCAGCCGTTGGTCCGCCGGTCCTACCGCGAGCCTGTCGCCACTTGGGCGACCAACGTGATGGGCACGGTGCATGTACTCGAGGCTGCCCGAGCCACGCCAGATGTGCGTGCCGTGGTGGTCGTGACGACCGACAAGTGTTATGAGAATCGCGAATGGCCGTGGGCCTACCGAGAAAGAGATCGGCTGGGCGGCCACGACCCCTACAGCGCGTCCAAGGCCGGGGCCGAGTTGGCGGCGGCGAGCTACCGGACTGCCTTTCTGCAACACTCGTCGGCCTCGCTGATCGCAACCGCTCGGGGCGGCAACGTGATTGGTGGTGGCGACTGGTCTGAGGACCGGCTGATTCCCGACTTGGTGCGATCCGTCGTCGCCGACGAGCCACTGGTCATTCGCTCGCCACACGCCACGCGCCCTTGGCAACACGTACTCGATTGCCTCAGCGGGTACCTACTACTGGGCCGGCGGCTGCTGGCGGGCGACGACAGTTGCGCTGATGCTTGGAATTTCGGCCCCGATGAGAAAGGTAACCGTACGGTAGAGCAGGTGCTCCGAGACCTTGCTCGCACCTGGCCGAAGCTTCGGTGGCAACAGACAACCGATCCGCAGCCGCACGAGGCGGGCTTGCTGCAACTCGACAGTGCCAGGGCGAGAATGCATCTCGGGTGGCGTCCCGTCTGGGATCTTGAAAAAGCGATCCACCACACGGCCGACTGGTATCGCCATTGGCTCGAATTTGGTGAAGTGCGAAGCGCCGACCAACTGGACGCCTACATCGCCGATGCAGTCACTTCAGAGCTGACGTGGGCTACCGCATGA
- a CDS encoding dTDP-4-dehydrorhamnose 3,5-epimerase family protein, whose amino-acid sequence MNILDTPISDLKVVQTLPHRDARGAFVRLFCANDLQSLLGHRQIAQINHSRTSHAGAVRGMHFQYPPHAEMKMVRCLSGRVWDVAVDLRSGSPTFLRWHAQELAPDDAQMLVIPEGFAHGFQVLEPDSELLYLHTAFYHPPSEGGLRHDDPRLAIAWPLPPRDLSPRDLAHRLLDADFTGVAP is encoded by the coding sequence ATGAATATCCTCGACACCCCGATCTCCGATCTCAAGGTTGTTCAGACCCTGCCCCACCGTGATGCCCGCGGAGCGTTCGTCCGCCTCTTTTGCGCCAACGACCTTCAGTCTCTGCTGGGCCACCGCCAGATCGCGCAGATCAACCACTCCAGAACCAGCCATGCAGGGGCCGTGCGGGGGATGCATTTTCAGTATCCGCCGCATGCGGAAATGAAAATGGTCCGCTGCCTTAGTGGCCGGGTTTGGGACGTCGCGGTGGACCTGCGGTCCGGCTCTCCGACGTTTCTTCGGTGGCACGCCCAGGAACTGGCGCCAGACGACGCGCAGATGCTCGTCATCCCCGAGGGCTTCGCCCACGGGTTCCAGGTCTTGGAGCCGGACAGCGAATTGCTGTACCTCCACACGGCTTTCTATCACCCGCCTTCCGAGGGCGGCCTGCGCCATGATGATCCGCGGCTTGCCATCGCGTGGCCATTGCCGCCGCGAGATCTATCGCCTCGTGATCTGGCCCATCGGCTACTGGATGCTGATTTCACCGGGGTCGCGCCATGA
- a CDS encoding class I SAM-dependent methyltransferase, translating to MEHSFVDLGFAPPSNAYLHAEDLRHPEVHYPLRVLVCHRCWLVQTEDYARPEELFSADYAYFSSTSSTWLEHAASYADMITERLQLGSQSFVIEVASNDGYLLKNFVAAGIPCLGIEPTTSTAAAAEAQGIPVRREFFGESLGHRLASEGRSADLVAGNNVYAHVPDINDFTRGLAAVLKPEGSVTLEFPHLMPLIDRTQFDTIYHEHFSYLSLTTVAHIFAQAGLRVWDVEELPTHGGSLRVYGCHAGAANSTTDRVGSLLRREDEFGLTRPDTYTAFQSRADRVKDDLLAFLIEQKRAGRRVAAYGAAAKGNTLLNYAGVRPDLLPYVCDAAQSKQGKFMPGSHIPIRSPAVLRENPPDDVIILPWNIAHEVRTQLADLVHSGTRFVTAVPELSFL from the coding sequence GTGGAACACAGTTTCGTGGACCTGGGCTTTGCGCCACCGTCCAACGCCTACCTGCATGCCGAGGACCTGCGTCACCCGGAGGTGCACTACCCGCTGCGTGTGCTGGTGTGCCACCGGTGTTGGTTGGTGCAGACCGAGGACTACGCACGCCCTGAGGAACTGTTCAGCGCCGACTACGCCTACTTCTCCAGCACCTCGAGCACGTGGCTTGAGCACGCCGCCAGTTACGCGGACATGATCACCGAACGGCTACAACTGGGGTCCCAGAGCTTTGTCATCGAGGTGGCCTCAAACGATGGCTACCTACTAAAGAACTTCGTGGCAGCGGGGATCCCATGCCTAGGCATCGAGCCGACGACGAGCACGGCGGCTGCCGCCGAAGCACAGGGAATCCCAGTCAGGCGGGAATTCTTCGGGGAATCCTTGGGACATCGACTGGCCAGTGAAGGACGGTCGGCGGATCTGGTCGCGGGTAACAATGTGTACGCTCACGTGCCCGACATCAACGACTTCACCCGTGGACTGGCCGCCGTACTCAAGCCCGAAGGCAGCGTCACGCTGGAATTTCCCCATCTGATGCCGTTGATCGACCGGACTCAGTTCGACACCATCTATCACGAGCACTTCTCGTACCTGTCGCTCACGACTGTGGCGCATATCTTTGCCCAGGCCGGCTTGCGTGTGTGGGACGTGGAAGAATTGCCTACCCACGGCGGCAGCCTGCGAGTGTATGGCTGTCATGCTGGGGCAGCGAACTCCACCACGGACCGCGTGGGTTCGCTGCTCAGGCGGGAGGACGAGTTCGGATTGACCCGGCCCGACACCTACACGGCCTTCCAGTCGCGTGCGGATCGGGTGAAGGATGACCTCTTGGCCTTCCTCATCGAACAAAAACGTGCCGGCCGGCGCGTGGCGGCCTACGGTGCCGCGGCGAAAGGTAACACCTTGTTGAACTACGCAGGTGTCAGGCCCGACTTACTTCCGTACGTTTGTGATGCCGCGCAGTCCAAGCAGGGAAAATTCATGCCAGGAAGCCACATTCCCATCCGTTCGCCTGCGGTGCTGCGCGAGAATCCTCCAGACGACGTGATCATTTTGCCCTGGAACATCGCCCATGAGGTGCGGACCCAGTTGGCTGACCTTGTCCACAGCGGCACACGTTTCGTGACTGCGGTACCCGAATTGAGCTTCCTGTGA
- a CDS encoding DegT/DnrJ/EryC1/StrS family aminotransferase: MKPRIAYTKPSITELEVRYAADAAANGWGERCYEYIQRFESAFKAHLGVKHAIATSSCTGALHMGMAALGIGPGDEVIMADTNWIATAAPIVHLGAKPIFVDIVPESWCIDPELAEAAITPRTKAIVAVHLYGNLCEMDRLLAVGQKHGIPVIEDAAEAIGSIYHGKRAGAMGCFGTFSFHGTKTITTGEGGMFVTNDDNLYEEVLTLSNHGRARSQTKQFWPDVVGFKYKMSNIQAAIGCAQVERIDDLISRKREIFRAYQGGLAGVPGVSMNSEPTGTQNGFWMPTVVFEESTGVTTERLTATFAAENIDARVFFHPLSTTPPFAGSPGGKWAGNISDRAINVPSFHDITEIEQRRVVQVVREICVA, translated from the coding sequence GTGAAGCCCCGCATCGCTTACACCAAGCCGTCGATCACCGAGCTCGAGGTGCGCTACGCCGCCGATGCCGCCGCCAACGGCTGGGGCGAGCGTTGCTACGAATACATCCAGCGCTTCGAAAGCGCCTTCAAGGCACATCTCGGGGTCAAGCACGCGATCGCGACGTCGAGTTGCACCGGTGCGCTGCACATGGGCATGGCTGCGCTCGGAATCGGCCCGGGCGACGAGGTCATCATGGCCGACACCAACTGGATCGCCACGGCCGCGCCCATCGTTCACCTCGGGGCGAAACCCATATTTGTCGACATCGTGCCGGAGAGTTGGTGCATCGACCCGGAGCTGGCCGAAGCCGCAATCACTCCGCGCACCAAGGCCATTGTCGCCGTGCACTTGTATGGCAATCTTTGCGAGATGGACCGTCTCCTGGCAGTAGGGCAGAAGCACGGTATCCCGGTAATCGAGGACGCAGCGGAGGCCATTGGTTCGATTTACCACGGAAAGCGTGCCGGTGCCATGGGGTGCTTTGGGACCTTTTCATTTCACGGCACCAAGACGATCACCACCGGTGAGGGCGGCATGTTCGTCACCAATGACGACAACCTGTACGAGGAAGTTCTTACGCTGAGCAACCACGGCCGCGCGCGCAGCCAGACCAAGCAGTTCTGGCCGGATGTGGTGGGCTTCAAGTACAAAATGTCGAACATCCAGGCAGCCATCGGTTGCGCACAGGTGGAGCGTATCGATGACCTGATTTCACGAAAGCGGGAGATATTTCGGGCTTACCAGGGTGGGTTGGCCGGCGTGCCGGGGGTATCGATGAACTCTGAGCCGACGGGGACCCAAAATGGATTCTGGATGCCGACTGTTGTATTCGAAGAGTCGACCGGGGTAACGACCGAGCGTCTTACTGCTACATTCGCGGCCGAAAATATTGATGCCCGGGTTTTCTTTCATCCGCTATCCACGACCCCTCCGTTTGCAGGATCGCCTGGAGGCAAATGGGCCGGCAATATTTCAGACCGTGCAATCAATGTTCCCAGTTTCCATGACATCACCGAAATCGAGCAGCGCCGAGTCGTGCAAGTTGTCCGGGAGATTTGCGTTGCATGA
- a CDS encoding ATP-grasp domain-containing protein, whose amino-acid sequence MHEKSPRVLIAGIAGASLGTEIAKALNHAGGYDILGCDISPLAFGHYDERFASTFLVDREGYAQNLLDLCLREQVDCIIPGGDEPAILIGRDHELFTRAGIRLGQNNPQLTERLAHKGHCFEILESAGVRTPRTRTMDPGTDIGDFPMPCIVKPAVASGGSVFVFFVRSREEARLYCTYLHNNGRTPILQEYLPEDRGEFTVGVLSLPDGSCAGAIALKRAFHSKLSVSMRGPDFLISSGYSQGLIEDFPAICETAELIARRLGSTGPLNIQGRVAADGTFVPFEINARFSASTYLRTLAGFNEVDWYVRHLLGLAPRGALGITPGWYLRTLSEVAVPLWQVVK is encoded by the coding sequence TTGCATGAGAAGAGTCCGCGGGTGCTTATTGCCGGAATCGCGGGCGCCTCGCTTGGGACCGAGATCGCCAAGGCCCTCAACCATGCCGGAGGCTATGACATCCTGGGATGCGACATCTCCCCGCTCGCTTTCGGGCACTATGACGAGCGTTTCGCCTCGACCTTCCTCGTCGATCGCGAGGGCTATGCCCAAAATCTGCTCGACCTTTGCCTCCGCGAGCAGGTCGATTGCATCATCCCGGGCGGCGACGAGCCCGCGATCCTCATCGGCAGAGACCACGAGCTGTTCACCCGCGCCGGGATACGGCTCGGGCAAAACAACCCGCAGCTCACCGAGCGCCTTGCCCACAAAGGTCACTGCTTCGAGATCCTTGAGAGTGCCGGTGTCAGAACGCCGCGGACCCGAACGATGGACCCGGGGACCGACATAGGCGACTTCCCGATGCCGTGCATCGTGAAGCCGGCGGTGGCGAGCGGCGGCAGCGTGTTTGTGTTCTTTGTCAGGAGCCGCGAGGAAGCACGCCTGTACTGCACCTACCTACACAACAATGGCCGGACCCCGATACTTCAGGAATACCTGCCGGAGGACAGAGGCGAGTTCACGGTCGGCGTTCTTTCGTTGCCCGACGGCAGCTGCGCGGGGGCGATAGCCCTCAAGCGCGCGTTTCACAGCAAACTTTCCGTCTCTATGCGCGGCCCGGACTTCCTCATCTCGAGCGGATATAGCCAGGGTCTGATCGAAGATTTCCCAGCCATCTGCGAGACCGCCGAACTGATCGCCCGGCGCCTCGGCAGCACCGGCCCCTTGAACATCCAGGGGCGCGTCGCCGCCGACGGCACGTTCGTTCCCTTCGAAATCAATGCCCGGTTCTCGGCCAGCACTTACCTGAGGACACTCGCCGGTTTCAACGAGGTCGATTGGTACGTCCGACACCTCCTCGGCCTCGCGCCGCGGGGCGCACTCGGCATCACTCCGGGATGGTATTTGCGAACCCTGAGCGAGGTCGCCGTTCCGCTCTGGCAGGTCGTGAAATGA